AGGACCGTGCGCGGGAAATTGAAGCCGGGAGGGGCCGGCAGGAGCACGCGTGCCACGGTCACACCGTGGCGTCGGCCTGGGCGGTCCGTTCTTCCTCGATCTGCAGGAGCATCTTCGGGGTGATGTCGCCGGTGGGGTAGTTCCCGGAGAAACAGGCGGTGCAGAAGCGCGGGATCCGCGGCTCGGCCCCGCCGACGGCGTCGGTGAGGTCGTCGAGGGTCTGGTAGACGACCGCGTCCGCGCCGATCTCGAGGGCGATCTCGTCGTGCGAGCGATCGCGCGCGACGAACTCCCGGCGCGTCGACATGTCGATCCCGTAGACGCACGGGTGGATGAGCGGCGGCGACATCGACGCGAAGATCACGCGGCGGGCGCCGCAGTGCCGGGCGAGCTGGACGATCTGGCGGCTGGTGTTCCCGCGCACGATCGAGTCGTCCACGAGCAACACGTCCTTGCCGCGGAACTCCTCCGAGATCGCG
The Candidatus Polarisedimenticolaceae bacterium genome window above contains:
- a CDS encoding phosphoribosyltransferase family protein, whose translation is HPCVFEYVYFARPDSYLEGVSVYASRMRMGEKLAKTFRAAGHTADVVIPVPDSARTAALAMAHALGIPFREALVKNRYVGRTFIMPSDRERKRSVRQKLNAISEEFRGKDVLLVDDSIVRGNTSRQIVQLARHCGARRVIFASMSPPLIHPCVYGIDMSTRREFVARDRSHDEIALEIGADAVVYQTLDDLTDAVGGAEPRIPRFCTACFSGNYPTGDITPKMLLQIEEERTAQADATV